Proteins from a single region of Pseudopedobacter saltans DSM 12145:
- the panB gene encoding 3-methyl-2-oxobutanoate hydroxymethyltransferase, protein MSVHKEIKRVTTFSLQEMKQKGERIAMLTAYDYSMATILDDAGVDVLLVGDSASNVMAGHETTLPITLDQMIYHAASVVRAAKRAFVVVDLPFGSYQGNSKEALSSAIRIMKEAGAHGVKLEGGIEIMDSVQRIITAGIPVMGHLGLTPQSIYKFGTYTVRAKEEAEANKLRTDALALQEAGCFAIVMEKIPAQLGKDVTESLDIPTIGIGAGGYCDGQVLVVNDMLGLTKGFRPRFLRQYLNLYEEIKGATAGYIADVKSNDFPNEKEQY, encoded by the coding sequence ATGTCTGTACATAAGGAAATAAAAAGAGTAACCACTTTCAGTCTGCAAGAAATGAAGCAAAAAGGAGAGCGTATAGCTATGCTAACAGCTTACGACTATTCTATGGCAACTATTTTGGATGATGCTGGAGTGGATGTGTTATTAGTAGGTGATTCGGCTTCGAACGTAATGGCCGGACATGAAACTACTCTTCCAATAACCTTAGATCAGATGATTTATCATGCGGCATCGGTTGTACGAGCTGCTAAAAGAGCATTTGTAGTGGTAGATTTGCCTTTTGGTTCTTATCAGGGAAATTCAAAAGAGGCATTAAGCTCCGCTATCAGAATAATGAAAGAAGCCGGTGCACATGGCGTTAAGCTTGAGGGGGGAATCGAAATTATGGATTCTGTGCAAAGAATAATTACAGCCGGAATTCCGGTGATGGGACATCTGGGCTTAACCCCTCAGTCTATATATAAATTTGGAACTTATACCGTAAGGGCCAAAGAAGAAGCTGAAGCCAACAAGTTGAGAACAGATGCTCTTGCTTTGCAGGAAGCAGGATGTTTTGCTATTGTAATGGAGAAAATACCAGCTCAATTAGGAAAGGACGTAACGGAAAGTCTGGATATTCCTACTATTGGTATTGGAGCCGGAGGTTATTGTGATGGACAGGTTTTAGTGGTTAATGACATGTTAGGCTTAACAAAAGGTTTCAGACCGAGATTTCTTCGTCAGTACTTAAACTTATATGAAGAAATAAAAGGCGCTACAGCAGGATACATTGCAGATGTAAAAAGCAACGATTTCCCTAATGAGAAAGAGCAGTATTAG
- a CDS encoding RluA family pseudouridine synthase — MKQDFYVITDKDILYEDNHLIAIYKKAGWIVQVDDTGDLSLDEMVKSYIAEKYKKPNGAFLGVVHRLDRPVSGVILFAKTSKALDRVNKMFKEREMHKTYWAVVKNKPSKMSGNLVHWLVKNPRKNITTAYNQEVPNGQRAELNFKVIGHIDGYYVIEVDPITGRPHQIRVQMASLGSPIVGDNKYGYPRGSRTKSISLHAKRLEFIHPVKKEKIVIEAPLPKDGFWNKFTSLEK, encoded by the coding sequence ATGAAACAAGATTTTTATGTCATAACCGATAAGGACATTTTATATGAGGATAACCACCTGATAGCGATCTACAAAAAAGCAGGCTGGATTGTACAGGTTGATGACACAGGAGATCTTTCTCTGGACGAGATGGTTAAAAGCTATATCGCCGAAAAATATAAAAAGCCAAATGGAGCTTTTTTAGGTGTAGTTCATAGGTTAGACAGACCCGTAAGTGGTGTTATCCTTTTTGCTAAAACATCTAAAGCGTTAGATCGGGTAAACAAAATGTTTAAAGAAAGGGAAATGCATAAGACTTATTGGGCAGTGGTTAAAAATAAACCATCTAAAATGAGTGGGAACCTGGTGCATTGGTTAGTTAAAAATCCACGTAAGAATATTACCACAGCATATAATCAAGAAGTGCCAAACGGACAAAGGGCAGAATTGAATTTTAAAGTTATTGGTCATATAGATGGTTATTATGTAATAGAAGTTGATCCCATTACAGGACGTCCTCATCAGATCAGAGTACAGATGGCAAGTTTAGGAAGTCCTATTGTTGGCGACAACAAATATGGCTATCCAAGAGGTAGCAGAACAAAAAGTATTTCTCTGCATGCGAAGCGATTAGAGTTTATACATCCTGTGAAAAAAGAAAAGATTGTTATAGAAGCTCCTTTGCCTAAAGATGGCTTC